In a single window of the Sander lucioperca isolate FBNREF2018 chromosome 19, SLUC_FBN_1.2, whole genome shotgun sequence genome:
- the myh6 gene encoding myosin-6, producing MGDALMAEFGKAAPFLRKSDKERLEAQTRPFDIKTECFVVDDKVEFMKGQILSKDGGMATVKKEDGTTVTVKELHVHPQNPPKFDKIEDMAMFTFLHEPAVLFNLKERYAAWMIYTYSGLFCVTVNPYKWLPVYDSEVVAAYRGKKRTEAPPHIFSISDNAYQYMLTDRENQSVLITGESGAGKTVNTKRVIQYFASIAAVGKRDASKGTLEDQIIQANPALEAFGNAKTLRNDNSSRFGKFIRIHFGTSGKLASADIETYLLEKSRCTFQLKAERNYHIFYQILSNQKPELLDMLLITNNPYDYSYISQGEVTVASINDSEELMATDSAFDVLGFTADEKMGVYKLTGAIMHYGNMKFKQKQREEQAESDGTEAADKSAYLMGLNSADLIKGLCHPRVKVGNEYVTKGQSVDQVYYSLGALAKSVYEKMFNWMVVRINQSLDTKQPRQYFIGVLDIAGFEIFDFNTFEQLCINYTNEKLQQFFNHHMFVLEQEEYKKEGIDWEFIDFGMDLQACIDLIEKPMGILSILEEECMFPKASDQTFKAKLYDNHLGKNKMFEKPRAAKGKSEAHFALVHYAGTVDYNIGNWLVKNKDPLNETVVGLYQKSSLKLLSVLFSSYSATDGGDKASGKGAKKKGSSFQTVSALHRENLNKLMTNLKTTHPHFVRCLIPNERKTPGAMDNCLVMHQLRCNGVLEGIRICRKGFPNRVLYGDFKQRYRILNAAAIPEGQFIDCKKSAEKLLGSLDIDHTQYKFGHTKVFFKAGLLGTLEEMRDEQLSRIITRIQANARAILMRAEFAKLVERRDALMVIQWNLRSFLGVKNWPWMKLFFKIKPLLKSAESEKEMANMKDEFNKLKEALEKSEVRRKDLEEKIVTLLQEKNDLALQIQSEQDTLTDAEERCEQLIKSKIQQEAKLKELTERLEDEEELNADLTAKKRKLEDECSELKKDIDDLELTLAKVEKEKHATENKVKNLTEEMASQDENIMKLTREKKALQEAHQQTLDDLQSEEDKANSLTKAKVKLEQQLDDLEGSLEQEKKVRMDLERSKRRFEGDLKLTQESLMDLENDKQQLEEKLKKKDFEIASVSSRLEDEQVATVQLQKKLKENQARIEELEEELDAERAARAKVEKQRCDLSRELEDISERLEEAGGATSVQVELNKKRDAEFQKLRRDLEESTLQHESTAAALRKKHADSVAELGEHIDNLQRVKQKLEKEKSELKLELDDLSSSMESVVKAKANAEKTCRALEDNMSEFKSKYEECQRTAGDLATQRARLLTENAEMGRQLEEKESLISQLTRGKNSYNQQVEDLRRQLEEEVKAKNALAHAVQSARHDCDLLREQFEEEQEGKAELQRALSKSNTEVAAWRSKYETDGIQKTEELEEAKKKLVQRLQDAEEAVEAANAKCSSLEKTKHRLQNEIEDLMLDLERSNAAAAALDKKQRAFDKVMAEWKQKFEESQCELEASQKEARSLSTELFRLRNAYEEALDQLDTMKRENKNLQEEISDLSLQLGEGGRSTHELEKIRKHLEQEKAALQAALEEAEGSLEHEEGKILRAQLEFNQSKAEMERKLAERDEEAETARRNYQRTLDALQASLDAETRSRNEALRVKKKMEGDLNEMEIQLAKANRQAADAQKQLKTLQAFLKDSQLQLDESQRSSDDLRENVALLERRTGLLQAELDELRAALDQTERSRKLAEQEVTEATERVQLLHAQNTSLINQKKKQEADIMNLQSEMEEAVQESRNAEEKAKKAITDAAMMAEELKKEQDTSAHLERMKKNSEQTIRDLQHRLDEAEQLAMKGGKKQLQKLEARIRELENEMEAEQRRGAEAVKGVRKYERRIKELSYQTEEDRKNLARLQDLVDKLQLKVKSYKHAAEEAEEAANGHVAKLRKLQHELEEAEERADIAESQVNKLRAKTRDGSSKKGLDE from the exons ATGGGTGACGCTCTGATGGCCGAGTTCGGGAAAGCCGCCCCTTTCCTGAGGAAGTCGGACAAGGAGCGCCTGGAGGCTCAGACCAGACCTTTCGACATCAAGACCGAATGCTTCGTAGTGGACGACAAAGTCGAATTCATGAAGGGACAAATCCTAAGCAAAGACGGAGGCATGGCGACGGTCAAGAAGGAAGATGGAACAACAGTGACCGTGAAGGAGTTGCACGTGCATCCCCAGAACCCGCCAAAATTCGATAAAATCGAAGACATGGCAATGTTTACTTTCCTGCACGAGCCGGCCGTGTTGTTCAACCTCAAAGAGCGTTACGCTGCCTGGATGATCTACACTTACTCTGGGCTCTTCTGCGTCACCGTGAACCCGTACAAGTGGCTTCCCGTCTACGACTCCGAGGTCGTGGCGGCCTACAGGGGGAAGAAAAGAACCGAGGCACCTCCCCACATCTTCTCCATCTCCGATAACGCCTACCAGTACATGCTGACTGACCGGGAGAACCAGTCTGTCCTCATCACCGGAGAATCCGGAGCTGGGAAGACTGTGAACACCAAGAGAGTCATCCAGTACTTCGCCAGTATCGCTGCCGTCGGCAAAAGAGACGCCAGCAAAGGCACGCTGGAGGATCAAATCATCCAGGCCAATCCGGCGCTGGAGGCCTTCGGGAACGCCAAAACTTTAAGAAACGACAACTCGTCTCGCTTCGGGAAATTCATCCGGATTCACTTCGGTACCAGCGGCAAGCTGGCGTCCGCCGACATCGAGACGTACTTGCTGGAGAAGTCACGGTGCACTTTTCAGCTGAAGGCCGAAAGGAACTACCACATCTTCTACCAGATTCTGTCCAATCAGAAGCCAGAGCTGCTGGACATGCTGCTGATCACCAACAACCCATACGACTACTCCTACATCTCCCAAGGAGAGGTAACGGTCGCCTCCATCAACGACTCGGAGGAATTGATGGCCACCGACAGTGCCTTCGATGTTCTCGGCTTTACTGCGGATGAAAAGATGGGCGTCTACAAACTGACCGGCGCCATCATGCACTACGGCAACATGAAGTTCAAACAGAAGCAGCGCGAAGAGCAAGCGGAGTCAGACGGCACGGAGGCAGCGGATAAATCGGCTTACCTAATGGGGCTGAACTCTGCCGATCTCATCAAAGGTCTGTGCCATCCCCGAGTCAAAGTTGGAAACGAATACGTCACAAAAGGACAAAGTGTGGACCAAGTCTACTACTCTCTTGGCGCTCTCGCTAAGTCCGTGTACGAAAAGATGTTCAACTGGATGGTGGTGAGAATCAACCAATCCCTGGACACCAAACAGCCCCGTCAGTACTTCATCGGAGTTCTGGACATCGCTGGATTCGAGATCTTTGACTTCAATACTTTTGAGCAACTCTGCATCAACTACACCAACGAGAAACTGCAACAGTTTTTCAACCATCACATGTTTGTTCTGGAGCAAGAAGAGTACAAAAAGGAAGGCATCGATTGGGAGTTCATTGACTTCGGGATGGACTTACAAGCCTGCATTGATCTCATCGAGAAACCGATGGGAATCCTGTCAATCCTGGAAGAGGAATGCATGTTCCCCAAAGCCAGCGACCAGACCTTTAAGGCCAAACTCTATGATAATCATCTGGGCAAGAACAAGATGTTTGAGAAGCCGAGAGCGGCGAAGGGGAAATCAGAGGCTCATTTCGCCCTGGTTCACTATGCCGGCACGGTGGATTACAACATCGGCAACTGGTTGGTGAAAAACAAAGACCCCCTGAATGAAACCGTGGTTGGTCTTTACCAAAAGTCCTCTCTTAAGCTTCTCAGTGTGCTGTTTTCGAGCTATTCGGCGACCGATGGCGGCGACAAAGCCAGCGGAAAAGGAGCCAAGAAGAAAGGTTCCTCGTTCCAGACTGTGTCTGCGCTTCACAGGGAAAACCTGAACAAGCTGATGACCAACCTGAAGACCACACACCCCCACTTTGTCCGCTGTCTGATTCCCAACGAGAGGAAAACTCCCGGCGCCATGGACAACTGCCTCGTGATGCACCAGCTTCGCTGTAACGGCGTCCTGGAAGGCATCCGAATCTGCAGGAAGGGTTTCCCAAACAGGGTACTCTACGGCGACTTCAAACAACGGTACAGGATCCTGAATGCCGCTGCCATCCCCGAAGGGCAGTTCATCGACTGCAAGAAGAGCGCGGAAAAGTTGCTGGGATCGCTGGACATTGACCACACTCAGTATAAGTTTGGCCACACAAAAGTCTTCTTTAAAGCCGGTCTGCTGGGGACTCTGGAGGAAATGCGAGACGAGCAACTTTCTCGAATCATCACGAGGATCCAGGCTAACGCCCGGGCGATCCTCATGCGTGCAGAGTTCGCTAAGCTCGTTGAACGCAGGGACGCGCTGATGGTCATCCAGTGGAACCTTCGCTCTTTTCTGGGCGTGAAAAACTGGCCGTGGATGAAGCTTTTCTTTAAAATCAAACCCTTGCTTAAGAGCGCCGAGTCCGAGAAAGAGATGGCGAACATGAAGGATGAATTCAACAAGCTGAAGGAAGCGTTGGAGAAATCCGAAGTGAGACGCAAGGACCTAGAGGAGAAAATAGTGACTCTTCTGCAAGAGAAGAATGATCTCGCGCTCCAAATTCAGTCCGAACAGGACACGCTAACGGACGCCGAAGAACGCTGCGAACAGCTCATAAAGAGCAAGATTCAACAGGAGGCAAAGCTGAAGGAGCTGACGGAGAGACTGGAAGACGAAGAGGAGCTAAACGCTGACTTAACCGCGAAGAAACGGAAGCTCGAAGACGAATGCTCAGAGTTGAAGAAAGACATAGACGATCTGGAGCTAACGCTGGCTAAAGTCGAGAAAGAGAAACACGCGACGGAGAATAAAGTGAAAAACCTAACGGAGGAAATGGCTTCCCAGGACGAAAACATCATGAAGCTAACGAGAGAGAAGAAGGCTCTGCAGGAGGCGCACCAGCAGACGCTGGACGATCTGCAGAGCGAAGAAGACAAAGCCAACAGTCTCACGAAAGCCAAAGtgaagctggagcagcagctggacgATCTGGAGGGATCGCTGGAGCAAGAGAAGAAAGTCCGCATGGATCTGGAGCGCTCCAAGAGGAGGTTCGAGGGCGACCTGAAGCTGACCCAGGAGAGTCTGATGGACCTGGAGAATGACAAACAGCAGCTGGAGGAAAAGCTGAAGAAGAAAGATTTCGAGATCGCCAGCGTGAGTTCCAGACTGGAAGACGAGCAGGTGGCCACGGTGCAGCTGCAGAAGAAGCTGAAGGAAAACCAGGCGCGGAtcgaggagctggaggaggagctggaCGCCGAGCGGGCAGCGAGGGCCAAAGTGGAGAAGCAGCGCTGCGATCTCTCCCGGGAACTCGAGGATATCAGCGAGCGGCTCGAGGAGGCCGGCGGAGCAACATCGGTACAG GTGGAGCTGAATAAGAAGCGAGATGCTGAGTTCCAGAAGCTGCGCAGAGACCTGGAGGAGTCGACGCTGCAGCACGAGTCTACGGCCGCCGCGCTGAGGAAGAAGCACGCCGACAGCGTCGCCGAGCTGGGCGAACATATCGACAACCTGCAGCGCGTCAAACAG AAGCTGGAGAAGGAGAAGAGCGAGCTGAAGCTGGAGTTGGACGACTTGTCTTCCAGCATGGAGAGCGTCGTGAAGGCGAAGGCCAACGCCGAGAAGACGTGCCGGGCGCTGGAGGACAACATGAGCGAGTTTAAGAGTAAATACGAAGAGTGTCAGCGCACCGCTGGCGACCTGGCCACGCAGAGAGCCAGGCTGCTCACGGAGAACGCCGAGATGGGACGCCAgctggaggagaaggagagccTGATATCACAGCTGACCCGCGGGAAGAACTCCTACAAccagcag GTGGAAGATCTGCGGCGCCAGCTGGAGGAAGAAGTCAAAGCTAAGAACGCTCTGGCGCACGCCGTGCAGTCCGCGCGCCACGACTGCGACCTTCTCCGCGAGCAGTTCGAAGAGGAACAGGAAGGAAAGGCAGAGCTGCAGCGCGCGCTGTCCAAATCCAACACCGAGGTGGCCGCCTGGCGCTCCAAGTACGAAACGGACGGCATCCAGAAAACAGAAGAACTGGAGGAAGCCAAGAAGAAGCTGGTGCAGAGGCTGCAGGACGCCGAGGAAGCCGTGGAGGCGGCCAACGCCAAGTGTTCGTCTCTGGAGAAGACCAAGCACCGTCTGCAGAACGAGATAGAAGACCTGATGCTGGACCTGGAGCGCTccaacgcagcggccgcggcgCTGGATAAGAAGCAGCGGGCGTTTGATAAAGTCATGGCCGAGTGGAAACAGAAGTTTGAG GAGTCGCAGTGCGAGCTGGAGGCGTCTCAGAAGGAAGCGCGGTCCCTGAGCACGGAGCTGTTCCGCCTGAGGAACGCGTACGAGGAGGCGCTGGACCAGCTGGACACCATGAAGAGAGAGAACAAGAACCTGCAGGAGGAGATCTCCGACCTCAGCCTGCAGCTGGGCGAGGGCGGCCGCAGCACGCACGAGCTCGAGAAGATCCGGAAACATCTGGAGCAAGAGAAGGCCGCGCTGCAGGCCGCGCTGGAGGAGGCCGAAG GATCTCTGGAGCACGAGGAGGGGAAGATCTTGCGCGCCCAGCTGGAGTTCAACCAATCGAAGGCCGAGATGGAGCGGAAGCTGGCGGAGCGAGACGAGGAGGCGGAGACGGCGAGGAGGAACTACCAGCGGACGCTGGACGCGCTGCAGGCGTCTCTGGACGCCGAAACACGGAGCCGAAACGAGGCGCTCAGAGTCAAGAAGAAGATGGAGGGCGACCTCAACGAGATGGAGATCCAGCTCGCCAAAGCCAACCGGCAGGCGGCCGACGCCCAGAAACAGCTCAAGACCCTGCag GCGTTCCTGAAGGACTCTCAGCTGCAGCTGGACGAATCACAGCGCAGCAGCGACGACCTGAGGGAGAACGTGGCTCTGCTGGAGCGCCGGACCGGCCTGCTGCAGGCGGAGCTGGACGAGCTCCGGGCGGCGCTGGACCAGACCGAGAGGAGCCGCAAGCTCGCCGAACAGGAAGTGACCGAAGCCACGGAGCGCGTGCAGCTGCTGCACGCACAGAACACCAGTCTGATCAACCAGAAGAAGAAACAGGAGGCTGACATCATGAACCTGCAGAGTGAGATGGAGGAGGCtgtacag GAGAGCCGTAACGCGGAGGAGAAGGCGAAGAAGGCGATCACGGACGCCGCCATGATGgcggaggagctgaagaaggagCAGGACACCAGCGCCCATCTGGAGCGCATGAAGAAGAACTCGGAGCAGACGATCCGCGACCTGCAGCACCGATTGGACGAGGCCGAGCAGCTCGCCATGAAGGGCGGGAAGAAGCAGCTGCAGAAGCTGGAGGCTCGCATCAGAGAGCTGGAGAACGAGATGGAGGCGGAGCAGCGCCGCGGGGCCGAGGCCGTCAAGGGCGTTCGCAAGTACGAGCGCCGCATCAAG